From the Kitasatospora atroaurantiaca genome, the window GCGACCATCACCCGCCAGCCGAAGGGGTGCAGCCCGAACGCCCACTCCCCCACCGCGATGACCCACTTGCCGAGCGGCGGGTGGGCGATGAACTCGGGTGCCGGGGTGAGCGGGACGGACTGCGGGACGGCCAGGATCTCGCTGTTGGCGCTGTCCGGCCAGACACCCTCGTAGCCCTGTCTGAGCAGGGACCAGGCGTCCTTGGGGTAGTAGGTCTCGTCGAAGACGAAGGCGTTGGGGTGGTCGAGGTCCCAGAAGCGCAGCAAGCCCGCGAAGACCGCGACGGCGATCGGCCCGAGCCAGCCGGAGTGCCGGACGGCCCAGGGCAGCAGGCCGCTGCGGGGCCGTGCCGCGGTCGCGCCCGCGGGGGCCGGTGTGTCGGTGACTACCGCGTGCGCCATGACCTCGCCGATTCATCGTGCCGGATCACTGATGGAGTGACAGCTCCGGCTGACACTATGTCGCCTTTGTCGCAAAATCCTAGCCCGCGGCGCCGCGCCGGAACCGTACTACCGTGACTGCGGTTGACCCTCGACCTGGTCGAGCCCCCAGAGTCCTCGGTGTGGAGAGCGGGATGCGCAGCATCGGAGAGATGGCCCGGGACAGCGGGCTCAGCGTGAGTGCGCTGCGGTTCTACGACGGGGCGGGCGTCTTCGGCCCCGCCCGGGTGGACCCGCAGACCGGCTACCGCTGGTACGCCCAGGAGCAGCTCGCGGACGCCCGGCTGATCGCCCGGCTGCGCCGCGTCGGGATGCCGCTGGCGGACATCTCGCGGGTGCTCACGGCGGATCCGGCGCAGGCCCGCCGGACGCTGGACGGCCACCTTCGGCGTCTGGAGGACGGCCTGTCCGACGCCCGCCGCGAACTCTCCACGGTACGGACACTACTGGACCAGAGGGAGAACCCCATGAACCCGACCCGACTGACCGTCCCGGCCCCCGAGCTGGCCGCCGCCCTGGACGCGGTGCGTTTCGCCGCGAGCACGGAGGCCGCGCTCGCCGGCGTCCTGCTGGAGCTGGAGCCGGACGCCCTGCGCCTGGTCGCCACCGACCGCTACCGCCTCGCCGTCTCGCAGGCCCCGGCGACCGGTCTCACCGGCCCCACCGCGAGTGCGATCGCGCCGACGGCCTTCGTGGACGAGCTCCGCGCACTGCTCGACGGCGACGGCGACACCGAGCTGGTGATCGACGGCGACCGGCTGACCGCCACCACGGCCGCAGGCCGCAGGGTCACCGGCGAGCGGATCGACCAGGACTACCCCGACTACCGCCGGATGCTGCGGCTGGAGCCGACCCACCAGCTGCCCGTGGACACCGCCGCGCTGCGCAGGACCCTCGGCTCGGGCGCCACCCGCAGCATGGTGCGCAGCCAGGACGGCACCGCGTGCGAGGTCTCCGTCCTCACCGTGACCCCCGACGGTTCGCTCGGCATCGCCGACGAGGACACCGAAGGACCGCGCATCGGGGTGAACCGCGAGTTCCTGCTGGAGGCCCTCGCCGCGGGCGGCCGGGACCAGCTGGTACTCGAACTCGGCGGCCCCGTCGCACCGCTGGCGATCCGCTTCCCCGACCGCCAGGACACCTTCTCGCTGCTGATGCCGACCGCCCTCTCCTGAACCGACCCCTCAGCCCGGCGCGATGTTGTGGTTGAGGTGGAAGACGTTCTCGGGGTCGTACTCGGTCTTCACGGCCGCCAGGCGCCGGGCGTTGCGCTCCCCGCGCCCGGCGACGGTCCGCTCCTCGCCCTCGTCGCCGATGAAGTTGAGGTAGACGGCGCCCATGGACCACGGCTTCAGGTCGGCGCAGAGGTCGCGGGCCCACTGCCGGCCGCGCGCGTCGTCGGCCGGGTCCTCCCACATCCCGAAGGGGTGGACGCCCCAGGCCGCGGCCCGCCACGGCACCGGCAGGTCGGCCGACCCCCTGGCGACCGCTCCGCCCATCGGGAGGAGCGCGTGCTGCGACCCCGACGGCACGACCATGTCGTGCGCCCGCGCACAGAACAGGTCCACGGCAGGGTCGGGGAAGCCGTCCAGGTACTCGGCGGACCAGTAGTTCCGGAAGCCCGATGGGTCATCGAGCATGCACTGCAGCTCGGCGTACGGCAGCTCGGTGAGCATCCCTCCGGCGTGGCCGAGTTCCAGCATGGGCCGGATCACCGGCTTGGCCTGGGCCTCCCCGCCGGTGTACGTGAACAGGGCACCCACCGCCAGCTTGCCGACCAGCTCGGCGGGGACGAACTCCTCCGGCGGCCCGGTGAGGTAGAGCAGGCCACCGCCCACCTCGTCCGGTGCCGCCGCCATGAAGTCCCGGTACGCCCGCGCGACATCCGGCCCGGCCTCGGCCGGCCACAGCAGCAGCGCGATGTAGATCACCGGCAGCGAGTGGAGCCGGAAGTCGAACTCGGTGGCGACCCCGAAGTTGCCGCCGCCACCGTGCAGGGCCCAGAAGAGCTCGCTGTTGCGGTTCTCGTCCGCCAGCACGGTACGGCCGTCGGCCGTCACCAGCCGGACGGCCAGCAGGTTGTCGCAGGCGAGCCCGAACTTGCGCTCCACCCAGCCCGAGCCACCGCCCAGGGTGAAGCCGCCGACCCCGGTGGTGGACGCCCGACCACCCGTGGTCGCCAGCCCGTACGGCTGGGTCGCCCGGTCCAGGTTGCTGAATGTCGCCCCGCCGCCGACCCGGGCAATGCCTGCCTCGGGGTCGACGGTCACGGCGTTCATCCGGCGTAGGTCCACCACGAGTCCGCCGTCGTTCACGGCCGTGCCCGCCACACCGTGGCCGCCGCCCCGGACGGCGATCTCCAGCCCGTGCTCCCTGGCGAAGGCGATCGCGGCGGCCACGTCATGGTCGTTGACGCACTGGGCGATGACCTTCGGCCTGCGGTCGATCATCCCGTTGAAGACCGTCCGGGCCTCGTCGTAGGCGTCGTCGCCCCGCGCGATCACATCCCCCGTCAATGCGGCCCGTAGGTCGGTCAACAGCCTGCTGTCGAGCACGGAAGCCATGGCGTTCGCCCCTCTCAGGGACTGCTGCGACACGCCCTCCGAGCGTAACTCCGGCCGCCGAGCCACCGCACCCCGGCCGGACCGGCTACGCCGCGGTCTGCAGCTCCGGGACCGGCAGCCGGACCGGCACGGCCACGGCCGCGTTGTCCTGAGCCGGCGTCAGGTGAGCTCGCAGGCGCAGCGCGAGAGTGACGATCAGCAGGGTGCAACCGGCCATCGCCGCCAGATAGAGCGGCCAGGTACCGGAGCCGACCAGCAGCACGCCGACGGCAGGGCCGACCGCGATGGCGATCTGCTTCACCAGGGCGTAACCCGAGTTGTACGTACCGAGCAGCCTGGCCGGGGCCAGATCGGCGACGATCGGGCCCAGGGTGGGCGCCAGCAGCGACTCACCGACGCCGAAGAGGGCGTAGATCGCCACGATCGCGACCGTCGCCGCCATCGTCTCCGAGCGGATCAGCCCGGCGACCAGCGCCATCCCCCAGGCGGCCAGCCACACCACACCGGCCGCGGCCATCGCCGTGGTCCGGCGACGACGCTCGGTGATCCGCACCACGAACATCTGCAGCACCACGATGGTCAGCGCGTTGGCGCCGATCGCGAAGCCGAGCGTGGAGGGCGCGGTGCCGACGGTGTCCGTGGCAAAGGCCGCGACACCGGACTCGAACTGGCCGTAGCAGGTGAAGAAGATCAGCCCGGCGAGCAGGCAGAGCCGCAGCATCGCCTTGTCGGCGACCAGCGCGCGCAGCCCCGTCGGGCCGCCCACCTCCCGCAGCAGCACCGGCGCGGCCCCCGGAATCCTGGCCGTACCCGTCACGGCGGCGAGCCCCAGGAAGGTCAGCGCCTCGATGGTGAACAGCCGCGTCAGGCTGGCCGGGTCCGCGACGTCGACGATCTGCCCGCCGACCAGCGCACCGATGCCCATCCCCAGGTTGACCAGGGTGAACTGCAGGGCGAACGCCCGCGAACGGGTCGCCCTGGTCGAGCAGCGCACGATCATGGTGGCCAGCGCCGGCTGGCAGGTGGTCACACCCGCCCCGAACAGGAAGGACGACACCAGCAGCAACGGCGTGGTGCTCGCATGCCCGAACGCGAAGGCCCCCGTGGCAGCCAACCCGGCCCCCGCGAGCAGCACCGGCCGCGGCCCGTACCGGTCGATGCCCCGGCCCGTGAACGGCAGCACCGCGAGCGCGGCCAGCGCAAAGACGGTGAACACCATCCCGGCGGCCGGCGAACCGAGGCCCCGCACCTGGTCCACGTAGACGAACATGTACGGCATCGTGAACCCACTGCCGAACGCACTCAGCGCATTGCCGATCTGGACGCGGCGCAGCGGGCCGCCCGCCCCATGACGCCGCTGCCTCTGCTGCTTCACCGTGCCGGTCACCGTGCACACCCTTTCACTGGATACTTTTCAACCCGGAAGATTTCAGAGCTAAACTCTAAGCATCGGAAGCATCAAGCGTCAAAGGCTTAAAGGCTGCAGCCCGGCGTGGGACAATGGGCCTCATGAGCGCACGCAGAGCCGCGCCGCCGACCGACGGCGAGCTCGGCGTCACCGAGCAGGTGGCCGTCTACCAGCGGGAATTCCCCGATGTCGACCCCCAGGTGGAGACCATCGTGTCCACCCTCTCCCGGGTCGCCCGGCGGATGGGGGTGGCGTACAGCAGGCAGCTGACTGTGCTGGGAATCACCTCCGCCGAGTGGGAGGTGCTCAAGGCCCTGGTGGTCGCGGGCAGCCCGTACCGGCTCGGGCCCGGCGAGCTCGCCAAGCGCCTGGGGCTGACGCCGGCCGCCATGACGCACCGGATCGACCGGATGGTCGCCGAGGACCTGGTCACCCGGGACCGCGACGAGGCGAACCGGGTCCGCGTGATCATCGAGCTGACCGAGAACGGCCGCAACAAGTGGCTGGCGTCGATGCGCATGGCCGCGGTCTTCGAGGAGGAACTCCTCCAGGACATCACCGCCGCCGAACGCCCCGCTCTCTCCGACATGCTCAGCCGGATGCTCCGCCGAATCGAGGAGACCCAGCCCGACGCCGTCGGCCGCACCGACGACCTGGCCTAGACGTAGGACGGCCCCGGACGAGCAAGCTCGTCCGGGGCCGTCCGCTTCGGACTCAGCAGGCGCCGTTGTCGGCCCACACCCCCCACTGGCCACTGGCGGTCGGGTCCTCACCCTGGGTCCACCACTTGTTGGTGTAGTTGTGACCCTTCCAGGAGACCTTGGCGCCGGCCGTGGCGTAGACGGTCGCGGCGTTCCAGCTCGGCGCCGTGCAGGTACCGGCCGACGAGGACGGCGAGGTGCTCGGGGACGAGGACGGCGACGAGGACGGCGAAGCCGAGGAGCTCGGAGTCGGCGAGGCGCTCTGAGTCGGCGAGGAACTCGGCGCCGTGCAGCCGGCCGCGGAACCGCTGGTCGCGCTCACCATCTTGTCGAACAGCGCGGTCTGCGTGCCCAGGTCGTACAGCGAGAAGGCGAACGAGCCACCCAGCCCGTTGCAGTGCGCGTAGTCCATCTTGGCCTGGATCGACTGGGCGTTCTCACCCGTCCAGAACGTGGTGCCGTCGTAGAAGTACGCGGCCTTCGCAGCGTCGTCCCAGTAGGTGTACGCCGCGTTGTCGACGAAGCCGTTCAGCTCCTTGTACATCCGGATGCCGTTGACGTTGCCGGACATGGCCGCACCGGCCGCCGGACCGGTCGCACTCTGGAACAGACCGTGGTTGGCACCGGCCTGAACACCCGTCCACCCCC encodes:
- a CDS encoding FAD-binding oxidoreductase; protein product: MASVLDSRLLTDLRAALTGDVIARGDDAYDEARTVFNGMIDRRPKVIAQCVNDHDVAAAIAFAREHGLEIAVRGGGHGVAGTAVNDGGLVVDLRRMNAVTVDPEAGIARVGGGATFSNLDRATQPYGLATTGGRASTTGVGGFTLGGGSGWVERKFGLACDNLLAVRLVTADGRTVLADENRNSELFWALHGGGGNFGVATEFDFRLHSLPVIYIALLLWPAEAGPDVARAYRDFMAAAPDEVGGGLLYLTGPPEEFVPAELVGKLAVGALFTYTGGEAQAKPVIRPMLELGHAGGMLTELPYAELQCMLDDPSGFRNYWSAEYLDGFPDPAVDLFCARAHDMVVPSGSQHALLPMGGAVARGSADLPVPWRAAAWGVHPFGMWEDPADDARGRQWARDLCADLKPWSMGAVYLNFIGDEGEERTVAGRGERNARRLAAVKTEYDPENVFHLNHNIAPG
- a CDS encoding MarR family winged helix-turn-helix transcriptional regulator; the encoded protein is MSARRAAPPTDGELGVTEQVAVYQREFPDVDPQVETIVSTLSRVARRMGVAYSRQLTVLGITSAEWEVLKALVVAGSPYRLGPGELAKRLGLTPAAMTHRIDRMVAEDLVTRDRDEANRVRVIIELTENGRNKWLASMRMAAVFEEELLQDITAAERPALSDMLSRMLRRIEETQPDAVGRTDDLA
- a CDS encoding MerR family transcriptional regulator — translated: MRSIGEMARDSGLSVSALRFYDGAGVFGPARVDPQTGYRWYAQEQLADARLIARLRRVGMPLADISRVLTADPAQARRTLDGHLRRLEDGLSDARRELSTVRTLLDQRENPMNPTRLTVPAPELAAALDAVRFAASTEAALAGVLLELEPDALRLVATDRYRLAVSQAPATGLTGPTASAIAPTAFVDELRALLDGDGDTELVIDGDRLTATTAAGRRVTGERIDQDYPDYRRMLRLEPTHQLPVDTAALRRTLGSGATRSMVRSQDGTACEVSVLTVTPDGSLGIADEDTEGPRIGVNREFLLEALAAGGRDQLVLELGGPVAPLAIRFPDRQDTFSLLMPTALS
- a CDS encoding MFS transporter — its product is MTGTVKQQRQRRHGAGGPLRRVQIGNALSAFGSGFTMPYMFVYVDQVRGLGSPAAGMVFTVFALAALAVLPFTGRGIDRYGPRPVLLAGAGLAATGAFAFGHASTTPLLLVSSFLFGAGVTTCQPALATMIVRCSTRATRSRAFALQFTLVNLGMGIGALVGGQIVDVADPASLTRLFTIEALTFLGLAAVTGTARIPGAAPVLLREVGGPTGLRALVADKAMLRLCLLAGLIFFTCYGQFESGVAAFATDTVGTAPSTLGFAIGANALTIVVLQMFVVRITERRRRTTAMAAAGVVWLAAWGMALVAGLIRSETMAATVAIVAIYALFGVGESLLAPTLGPIVADLAPARLLGTYNSGYALVKQIAIAVGPAVGVLLVGSGTWPLYLAAMAGCTLLIVTLALRLRAHLTPAQDNAAVAVPVRLPVPELQTAA